A genomic region of Desulfomicrobium apsheronum contains the following coding sequences:
- a CDS encoding GGDEF domain-containing protein: MSMQHENFFCSHEVVNSLIKAGVPSNSKWGALILYMRSISEYDFLSADQKRQMQTLVMNIVRDGDFSDAKFKDVVRRKEQILYQPWNKKLEETFRETVALIEHVRSQNLMRTKEVRDLRETTIHTVTEQNALEDIVLGIKAAFEKVLTHMEQDTRDLVEMSYTDSLTKLSNRRAFDRYYQTTLLEYMVTGNPMSLLFLDIDHFKDFNDSYGHRIGDQALVTVASKLTGYAQKYGTIPNRSFFPARFGGEEFVVALPGIGLAEAAEDAENLRTIIEDYNFIIRDHNGQVLQKGIKITVSIGVAELKREWADEAGARLIDEADKAMYRAKGRGRNRICTMNER; encoded by the coding sequence ATGAGCATGCAGCACGAAAACTTCTTTTGTTCGCACGAGGTCGTGAATTCCCTCATCAAGGCGGGGGTGCCGTCCAATTCCAAGTGGGGCGCGCTCATTCTCTATATGCGTTCCATTTCGGAATACGATTTTCTTTCGGCCGACCAGAAGCGCCAGATGCAGACCCTGGTCATGAACATCGTGCGCGACGGGGATTTTTCCGACGCCAAGTTCAAGGATGTCGTGCGCCGCAAGGAACAGATCCTCTATCAGCCCTGGAACAAGAAGCTGGAGGAGACCTTTCGCGAAACCGTGGCCCTCATCGAGCATGTGCGCTCCCAGAATCTCATGCGGACCAAGGAGGTCCGGGATCTGCGGGAGACGACCATCCACACCGTGACCGAACAGAACGCCCTGGAAGACATCGTCCTTGGCATCAAGGCGGCCTTCGAGAAGGTGCTTACGCACATGGAGCAGGACACCCGGGATTTGGTCGAGATGAGCTATACCGACTCCCTGACCAAGCTCAGCAACCGCCGGGCCTTCGACCGCTACTACCAGACGACGCTGCTCGAATACATGGTCACGGGCAACCCCATGAGCCTCCTTTTTCTCGACATCGATCATTTCAAGGATTTCAATGATTCCTACGGACACCGCATAGGGGATCAAGCCCTGGTCACCGTGGCCAGCAAGCTGACCGGCTACGCGCAAAAGTACGGCACCATCCCCAATCGCAGCTTTTTTCCGGCTCGTTTCGGGGGGGAGGAGTTCGTGGTCGCCTTGCCCGGGATCGGGCTTGCCGAGGCGGCGGAAGACGCGGAAAACTTACGCACCATCATCGAGGACTACAACTTCATCATCCGCGACCACAACGGGCAGGTGCTGCAGAAGGGCATCAAGATCACCGTGTCCATCGGCGTGGCCGAGCTGAAACGGGAGTGGGCCGACGAGGCGGGAGCCAGGCTCATCGACGAGGCCGACAAGGCCATGTACCGGGCCAAGGGGCGAGGGAGAAACAGGATCTGCACCATGAACGAGCGCTGA